GTAACTTGTTACTGTTGGTGTTTACCGGCCCAAAGCCTCACCCCAACAGAAATCTTCAACTTTGTAGCTAGATCATCAGTCTGCGTTGGCAGCAGGCGATCAGAAAAAGTCTCATGAAAATACAAAACGAAACAAAAGTGTCCCGAAGACTTTAGCTAAGCCAAATAAACTTTGGGGGGGAAATAAAAGTCCGTTTCCTAAAATGTTACCCCGAAGACTGTAGAAACCAGAGGAGAAATTATAGATATTTACAAAAACTCAGTTAGAATCAAAGCATTAATAGAATTTTCGGAAGGAATGTTAAAGgtcatgcattcaacaaatatttattggtggCTACTGTGTGTCGGGAGACAGAGGTGAATAAGATGCCAGGAGATCACAGCGTGTTGGTGAAATAAAACTATGATGAAAGGCTGTAGAACAAGCATGGGAAAAACCCAGAGTGCAGAGTCATCCTTGCTAATATTCAAACCGGTAGTCCGATTGTGATATTTCTGAGAAGTTATTGGTGGCTCTGAAAAACACTGGGGCATTTGGAAAGTTCTTGGTAAAGCAACTGGAGATAAAATGCAAATACCTTCAGTTGCGGAAAAGACTCCCTTAGAATCAATTTAGCTTCGGAAATGTGGAGGCATCAGCCACTTACGGGCCTCAAGGCTAACCTTCCCCGAGGATGCAGGTTAAATTCATGTAAGATTTGACTTTACGTTCCCCACTgcttgttttaattgtttttttgttttgttttgttttgttttgttttccctttccaaaCTGACTTTGTCTGAGATCTGATGATTTCAGGCTGGCAACTTGGGAGAAGGAGTGGGTTGTCTGACTGCCTGGTTTATGTCCCAAGGGAGGGTAAGGAATGcctacaaaacaacaaaacctatTGTCTACAGTGGACTTTAAAATTGCTTccgttttcattttcattcatttctcttaacCACCTGTGAAATAGgtatattttccctattttacacCTGAAGAAACCGAAGCTCAGAAAAGGTAAGTTTTCCCCGTAGGTCTCAAGTGTGGGAGTCAAGGAGATGTGCCGCCCTCCAGTCTTCTCTCACTGTAGTCCTTACTCAGTTCCTTTCTCAAGAACTTCCTTTTCCTTCGTCCGCACAGTGTTGCACACTAACACATGTTCCCCCACCTTGACTTCGGACACTTCATTTGGGTCCTCATTTGGGTGTTTAACATGTTTCCGTGAGCCAGTGATTCTCAAGAGGGTGGAGAATGGAGACCTCCCCTGGAGGGGGCAAGTCACAGTCTTCTCAAATAAGGAGAGATGGTAACGATGAGAGTGTTTTGTGCCTGGGAACAgtggaagcagaagaaaaaggtCGAGAACTACTGCTTTTAAGTGAGAACAGATCGGACAATTGAGCAAAGAAGCCAGGCCAGTGACTTTCTTTGTAGcaggcttttttttcctccttccttattttGGCCCAGCCGTTTTTCTGAGGGTTGGGAGAACTGAAACCATCCAAGAATAATGGGGGAAAGTTCCCTGGGCTAAGAAGGGGCCTTTTGTCTTCCCCTCACTGCTCCTGGGGTGTGACTAAAAGCCCCGCCTCTAGCTGAGAGGGTGGCTGAGGGGCTGAGTGTAATGACAAAAGTTTGACCGTCACAGGTTGGAGATGACCTTTTCCAACCGGCATTCCCAATTGACAAACTTTGGGATGAAGCCCTCTTGCGAGGTGGGGAATAAAAGCCTCTGGAGGTTTTCCAGAACTGTTTCCCACTCCGTGCCTGCCCCTGCCTGGGGGAATACTTGCATTTTGCGGACAGATGTAGATTTATGCAAAAGAGATTGTCCTGAAACTTTGAAATCAAATTCCAATATAGATGAGATAAGGCAACAGAAAAAAGATCTTTGATTTTGAGCTTATCAAATTTCCCTAAAGcgtgtgattttaaaaatgaatattttagaaaacagctAATTGGATTTAACATATTTGATCACTTATCCACCTTAATATGAGTGTGTTCCCCAGGGCCCCAtaccttgaaaatgaaaatgagatgatTTTGTGGGTTTCTCCCTTCACAGTAAATAGTGGTGTATTATTTTCTGGAGCTATTCGAGGGTAGCTGTGCATTTACCTAAGTTTTTTTATGGAATGGTTTGCCTAAAGATCCGTAATAAAGGATTGCTCTTTGCTTAGCTCTCAACAATTAGGTTACATGACATTAcattatacatttcttttcaaCTTATTGTATCAGTGGTTCCCAAATTCTCTAGAAGAGTCAGGAGATCACTCACTCCAGCAAAATGCCCCACTGCTTTGCCACTGGAGAAAGAAAGTCACCGGAGGAGGAATAGCGATGTTTTCAGAGAGACACTAACTAGAAGGATCAGGAGTCTCATACTAATTCACGTCGGGCACAAATGAGTAGATGTAACCAAGTCCTCGACACCCATGTCTTACCAGCACGGTCCCAAGGACTTCTGGGGGATCGCTCTCTTAGAGGgctattaatgttatttttgtcatGGGACTTTATATTGTTTTCCTGTGTCCtggcttgtttgtttctttcaaattttcatttctctgggacctccttcccctcccctttagTCCTTCCGTAACCCGTGTAGCGGTGGATAGGCACTTCCAGTAATAAATGCTCACAATTGACCCACTAGAAAGGCCTGCTTCTCCTTTCAGTAATGGCTCCCGCTTTGATCTGCCTTCTGCTGCCACAAATTACCCAATCATGTTTATTGAGAGCAAAATGGCTGCCATGGCAGGGTAGACGAGCAGCATTGTCTCAAAGCATATTCCTTGGCCTTGCCAGAGAATACTAATGTCATACTCGTCctgcataaaaaaacaaacagtgcaGTTTGCGAAGAGAAAATGACACTGGCAGCTCTTACCCCCAGTCTGGGCTTTGCCATACTCTGTGACCAGATTTGGGAACAGGCCTTTAAAGGATATCTTGCCAatgaaagaggcaaaaaaaaaaaaaaaaaaaaagaaagagagaaagaaagaaagaaagaaaggagcagcTCAGAGCCCCCTTGACCCTGTCCTGTGTAAACCATGGGAGGGAAATTCCAAAAGGCTTTTCaaacctttctctttctgtcctttgaTATGTGACATGCGATTCTCCTTACCCTCCCCCcttcatttttcctctctccttttgtgGCCCTTTAAAAATTACCTAAGCTCTGGAAATAGTGGggttgttttctttcagtttgtggAATGAAACCTAGCAGAAGAATAAAGAGGAATTTTCAAACAAGCGCTGACCTGGGAGACAGGGTCTCAGTTTTACCACCACAGCCTGTGTGGACTTGGTCAAGTCAcctgacttctcagagcctcagttatAAAATCAGTGGACTCTTCCCAGTTCTTTGAAAAGCACTGACTGTATCAGGAAATTGTACAGAGAGAGGCTCAGGGAAGAAAGGTAGTGAAattgaagagggaaaaaaaaatatgtttctgcCAGAGATTTATCAGAGGGTTGGAGATAGAAGTCGCCTTTTCAAGGTGCAAAATTATCAATGAAGAGTTTCTTATTGTAACCTTTTTCTACACCCAGATTTCTGTCTCACGTTTGTCATTATTGCTACCTCCAGGTATACGGTGGCCTCACCTCACTTGCCCCTCTCCACACCTCCTTCCTGACCAATCTCACCAATACCTTTCATCCAGAAATAGGTAGGAGGAATAGTAATCTCTCTCCCATTGCTGCCCGATGAGAAGCATTTGTATCTGTTACAGAATTGTCTGGTGAAAATTTGACTGCTAAAAAATGTGACTGGCAATTAGCatcactgtcttctctctttcctctgttcctttttttttttttttttttcttaccactgTAAAGCTCCCAGTCGTCTTCATTCGTAGTCCTAAGAGGAGAGAAACCAGGATTACGATGATCTTCCCCTTAAAGAAAAGACAGAGCCTCGATGCTTCCGGGTGGTGATTTAGTAGGATCATAAAAGTCAGAAAGGACTGTTTGACGAGAAAGGAGCTGATGCTCCAATGGCAAATATATACAATGAACTTCTAAGTCTATGCTTCTTACTGTGGTCTTGTTAACTAAACCTAAGTAAAGCTCGGCTTATGGCTTTTGAACCGATCATTTTAACACCTTCACTGAGTATTTGTATCTTTCCCTGTCCTCAAAGCCCAGTGGTTGCCAGTGGGGAATGCACCCTTGGGGATGTTGagtcccttccctcttttttggAGGAGGGAGGAATTAGGCATGTTCAGTACACATAGATACCAAGTTTACTCTCTCACCATCACAAGGAAAATCTAACatttaaactgtttaaaaaactcctggggaggggcgccggggtggctcagtcactacTATTACCAtctttatgttatataaatatatatcacatactaAATAATAGACCATTATAATctttaataatattaaagaagatattactttaaaaagaaacacaacaatgGCCATTTTCTGTTACcaagataaaattatatttgtgtgcATGAGCAAAATCAGTGGTGATGCTACAAATATATTGTAGCAAATGAACGTATCAGCAATTGCAGTTGCTGGTTTGGTCGCTTCAGATGTCAGTGGCCTTTCAGCGTGTTGCTCGggtccttctttctccctcctctccggAGTAGTTCTGTTTGATCCAATACTTCTGTCCCTTAGGAAAGCTGTTATGTTATGGATTCTCTTTGAATAGGGAAGACTCCTCTTGACACAAAGAAAATAtcctttaatttttagaaatggagaaagtTGGTTGTGATTTAGCCTGTTACATTTTTACCTAAAAACCACACTTGGAGTCAGTATCTCGAGAAAAACCCATTTGGTGGCGTTAATATCTTCAACTGTTGACGTTCAGTTCTCATCACGAAATTGCTGTCAAAATGGATAGAATTCTGTACTCTTGGCAGTCTGGCCTAAAAGCAAAGCCCAAGACTGGAATAGCAGGAATTTGCAGGTCAAGACAGAAGGGCATTTGGCAGAGTTAGTCGTAAGGAAGTCCGCATGGTATACTTTACCCAAAGCAGCTCACATTGCATTAAGCCCTGATGTTTTAGTCACTTTAAAGAGTGAATAAGCGGTAGTCCAGCccaaaagaactagaaaaacatCAGGCACGTCGGAAGCACAAGTATTGACCCACTCTTAATATTAACCTGTTAATTTGAAATCGCATTTACTCTTTTGAAGCAGTTcattttcgtgtgtgtgtggtTGCTATCTCATAGAAACGTTTTCTCAGTCTACAATAAATAGCCAAATGTGGCAATTGATGGGTTATACTTCGTAGCATCAGAGAATTTGAAAGCTGGAAGCGCCTGTGGAACTTAGCTGGcttcgtttatttatttgttttgagagagagtgtgtgtgcacatgtgtgtgtaggggatgggagagagaggagggagagaatctcttAAGAGGTTAATCttaagggagagaatcttaatctgacatggggctcgaacccacgaagcatgacaccatgacctgagccgaaatcaagagccagacgcttaacccactgagccacccaggcacccctggtttgtAGCTTATCACTGAGGGGGCCTAAGCCCGCATCACTCAGTGAGTTAAAGGGAGAGCTAGCCCTCAAATAGTTAGGTCCTTTCACCTGTGAGCCAACACAAGTGGTTTCTTTCAACCGCACCAGCTGCCAGTGCAAACAGTGTGccttgattttgtattttgtttttcaggaatcGGAAGACGTACCAGGAGAAATGGATGctagaagaaaacactggaaggAGAATATGTTTGCTCCTTTTTTCAGTGCACAGGATGTTCTAGATGAGGATTCTCAGCCTGAATCGTCTTCTGAACAAATGACTTTAGATAAGGCCAATAGAATAGAAGGAATTTATAATTTGTCTAGTAGAaagtttcaagaagaaaataaatttaagaggaaagaatttatttctcaacgaaatgaaaaagaacaagaaccaaATTTAAGAGGGAGAAAGGTaaacatttcaaagaatgaaGCAGACACAAATTCCGTCTCCTGTGAATCATCTAATTTGGATGTTGTGACCGAAGAAAGGGTTATTAGCATGGAACATCATTCTACCTGGACTACAAAGGAATTACCAACCCTCCCGTGGCACGACACGAAGAAGAAATTTACCGAAGGAATGTCTCCAAAACTTCGCCTGAATCTTTTGAACGAAGAACTGGAAGAACTTAAtatgaaatgcagaaaaatagaagaggaatttGAAAATGCCGAAAAAGAACTCTTGAACTCCAAAAAAGAAGTCTGTGCAAAATCCCTGAATTTTCAGGACACAGGGACGGAAGCTTCAAAGAAAGACTGGGAGCTCCAGGCTTTAAGAAATGACCTGTCTGAAAGAGCAACAAACGTCCAGAACTTAACTGAAGAGCTCCAGCAAGCCAAAGAAGTCATCCACAGGCTGAGCCGAGAGAACAGAGATTTAAAAGAAGCCATCAGGAAACTAAAGCGTCAAACTGAGATTGGAAACGCACTcctgaaggaagaaatgaaactgtaTTATGAATTAGAGATGGAAAAGATCCGCGGGGAGCTGGATGCCATCAAGAACGAACTGAGAGCTGACAAGACCCTGCAAGCAAGAAATAACAGGGCCCTGGAGTTGCTTAGGAAGCACTTTGCTTCCGTAACATCAAGTACCCTTGACAGCTTGACGGAggagtttttttaaaacttgaaaaaataaaaaaaaagcctttcacGAGGCAAATCTTGGAGCCAAATCAGtgtttcttgtgctttctttGTGTGCTACTTAAAATGTGTGTAAATGGGACGTAGTTTTTCATTTGGGTGGAAGCAGGATATCCATACAATGTATAAGCGTTCCCTTCAAagcttctgctttctctttcgAATGACGTTATTGCGAGAGCCCAAATGGAAATGAAGCTTCagaaatctctttatatatatatatatatatatacacacacatacacacacacatatatacatttcacTCAAAGACCTGTAGTGATTCACCAAATCATTTATGAATACAAATCAACAGCCATTTTGTCATCTTGTGAGCAATCTGTCCTTGGCACGTCAATATCGTTCCATCTGTGTTCGCtgatattaacaataaaaatcctGTTTATGTGTGTAAGCGTAGCATGTCTTTGGGTCTTATAGCTGCCTGTTCAGACTCCATGGGATACTATAAATGTATCTGCTTTCTTTGAGATTCGACCTTAATTAGGCACATATAAACATCTCTGGAAAAAATGCagttctccaccccccccccaccaccccggccCTGCTGCTTTCCCTCTGCTTTCCCCCTTGACCTGGCCGCAGTTCCCATAGACTGGAAGACGACTTAAGAGGCATGGCTGTGACCTTTGCTAGAGCCCTGATTTTGTCAGCAATAGCTTTTGCATTTTCTTGTGCTGACCAGCAAGGGGCGTTGTTGAACACAGCTCTTCCAGAATTCTACCGGGGAAAATGTATAAGCTTCGTGCCCAGTTTATGTCACCAGCTGGCTGGGACCGGAGTGAAAGGAGTAAGATGTCACCTTAGGTAAGCTGTTGGTGAGCTGGCTTGATTTGTATGGGAATCCAGTCCCGTCAGGGGCCTGGGCAGTGACAGTTTTGTACTTACGGTGAATAAAAATGTACTGCTTCAGTCCTTTGGTGGAAATGATAGGCCAGTTGATTCTATGCGATTGTTTGTATCAATCACCAAGGTTTATTGTAACCGGAGTTCTATTTGCATGGCATTTTTAAGTCCAGTGAGCCAAATGTAATGACAGGTACAATGGTAAGGGTTTAGGTGTCTTCCCTGATGGGAAATCCCCAACCCGGGAGTGCAGACACTTGAGTCCTAAGACCTGTTTTGCCATTAACTAGCTAATTAACCTTCTCGGCCT
The DNA window shown above is from Lynx canadensis isolate LIC74 chromosome X, mLynCan4.pri.v2, whole genome shotgun sequence and carries:
- the CCDC160 gene encoding coiled-coil domain-containing protein 160 codes for the protein MDARRKHWKENMFAPFFSAQDVLDEDSQPESSSEQMTLDKANRIEGIYNLSSRKFQEENKFKRKEFISQRNEKEQEPNLRGRKVNISKNEADTNSVSCESSNLDVVTEERVISMEHHSTWTTKELPTLPWHDTKKKFTEGMSPKLRLNLLNEELEELNMKCRKIEEEFENAEKELLNSKKEVCAKSLNFQDTGTEASKKDWELQALRNDLSERATNVQNLTEELQQAKEVIHRLSRENRDLKEAIRKLKRQTEIGNALLKEEMKLYYELEMEKIRGELDAIKNELRADKTLQARNNRALELLRKHFASVTSSTLDSLTEEFF